From the Scatophagus argus isolate fScaArg1 chromosome 21, fScaArg1.pri, whole genome shotgun sequence genome, one window contains:
- the LOC124053268 gene encoding phytanoyl-CoA hydroxylase-interacting protein-like, with protein MMEESSPNSPSVELDNLQLCDREGTESADSGLGDVDDLPVPQHIRISNVTCDSFKISWNMDSRGRDRITHYFIDLNKKENKNSNKFKHKDVPTKLVAKAVPLPMTVRGHWFLSPRTEYTVAVQTAAKQPDGDYAVSLWSEIIEFCTADYSTVHLNQLLQKAEAIAGRMLPFTVFYRNQQQEYFQQPGPSYRSRDTQCCRMLPAVKDDSGSHGSPISGKLEGIFFSCNTEFNTGNPPQDSPYGPFRFQIQAHLLFNQNTNIYFADFYCMYTSYHYVILVLAPDGSKGDIFCKGRLPALDRANNCFLSCTEEDHGSLSFRHAQDVILEVIYTEPVDLPLGTVSRISGHQLMSQSTVNAKKDPSCKICNISVGR; from the exons ATGATGGAGGAGAGCAGCCCGAACAGTCCGAGTGTGGAGCTCGACAatctgcagctgtgtgacagggaag GCACAGAATCTGCAGACAGCGGCCTCGGGGATGTGGACGACCTGCCGGTTCCTCAGCACATCCGGATCAGCAACGTCACCTGTGACTCGTTCAAGATCAGCTGGAACAtggacagcagaggcagagacaggatCACACACTACTTCATCGACCTCAACAAGAAGGAGAACAAGAACTCCAACAAGTTTAAACACAAG GACGTACCGACAAAGCTGGTGGCGAAGGCGGTTCCCCTGCCGATGACTGTGAGAGGTCACTGGTTCCTGAGTCCTCGCACAGAGTACACCGTGGCCGTTCAGACTGCCGCCAAACAGCCAGACGGAGACTACGCCGTCTCCCTGTGGAGCGAGATCATTGAGTTCTGCACTGCAG ATTACTCCACCGTCCATCTGaaccagctgctgcagaagGCTGAGGCGATCGCCGGCAGGATGCTGCCGTTCACCGTCTTCTACAGAAACCAACAGCAGGAGTACTTCCAGCagcctgg CCCCTCTTACCGCTCCAGAGACACTCAGTGTTGCCGTATGCTGCCAGCAGTTAAAGACGACAGCGGTAGCCATGGGTCGCCAATCAGTGGCAAACTGGAGGGGATCTTCTTCAGCTGCAACACTGAGTTCAACACGGGAAACCCCCCGCAGGACTCCCCTTATGGACCcttccgcttccag atcCAAGCACACCTCCTCTTCAATCAGAACACCAACATCTACTTCGCAGatttttactgtatgtacacGTCCTACCACTATGTCATCCTGGTTCTGGCTCCTGACGGCTCAAAAGGTGACATCTTCTGTAAGGGGAGGCTGCCGGCTCTGGACAGAGCCAACAACTGCTTCCTGAGCTGCACCGAAGAGGACCACGGCTCGCTGTCTTTCCGTCACGCTCAGGACGTCATCCTGGAGGTGATCTACACCGAGCCGGTAGATCTCCCTTTAGGGACGGTGTCACGGATCAGCGGGCACCAGCTCATGAGTCAGTCCACAGTCAATGCCAAGAAAGACCCCAGCTGCAAGATCTGCAACATCAGCGTGGGACGTTAA
- the a1cf gene encoding APOBEC1 complementation factor isoform X2, with the protein MESNQKASGDGLTGTQKEAALRALIQRTGYQLQQENGQRRYGGPPPSWDGPPPERGSEIFVGKLPRDLFEDELVPLCEKFGKIYEVRMMMDFNGNNRGYAFVTFSTKQEAKAAMKQLNNYEIRNGRLLGVCASVDNCRLFVGGIPKTKKREEILSEMKKVTDGVTDVIVYPSAADKSKNRGFAFVEYESHRAAAMARRKLLPGRIQLWGHAIAVDWAEPEVEVDEDTMATVKILYVRNLMLQTTEETIEKEFNSLRPGAVERVKKIRDYAFVHFTQREDAINAMNALNGKVVDGSPIEVTLAKPVDKDSYVRYTRGTGGRGGSLLQTDYTAYTLGQVYDPSAAYLGPPVFYAPQAYTAIPGQFRFPAAKAHVGGRGLIRTPSVREIYMTVPVGAAGVRGLGGRGYLAYAGGVGQMGRGGSGGASYGLKADKQVEEKLYDLLPGMELTPMNPVAMNLKAATIKPAPQVLEELCQKNNWGQPVYQLHSAIGPDQRQLFLYKITIPALATQYPNVHPFTPAKLCAAVEEAKVHAAEHTLQTLGLQTEGAADAGCATAAAVASVAFPGYTLASPASSAVASQLKQAVSLGQDLTAYTTYEGYPAFAVATRHTDGYGVF; encoded by the exons ATGGAATCCAATCAGAAAGCAAGCGGGGACGGACTGACGGGGACGCAGAAGGAGGCAGCACTGCGGGCACTCATTCAGCGCACAGGATACCAACTGCAGCAG GAGAATGGCCAGCGGCGGTACGGTGGCCCACCGCCCAGCTGGGATGGCCCCCCACCAGAAAGAGGCAGCGAGATCTTCGTGGGGAAACTGCCGAGAGATCTGTTTGAAGACGAACTGGTCCCACTGTGCgagaag TTTGGTAAGATCTACGaggtgaggatgatgatggaCTTTAATGGGAACAACCGAGGTTACGCCTTCGTCACCTTCAGCACCAAACAGGAGGCCAAAGCAGCCATGAAGCAGCTCAACAACTACGAGATCAG AAATGGCCGCCTCCTTGGAGTCTGTGCCAGCGTTGACAACTGCCGTCTGTTCGTGGGCGGGATTCCCAAAACCAAGAAGCGTGAGGAGATCCTGTCTGAGATGAAGAAGGTTACCGATGGGGTCACGGACGTCATCGTGTACCCCAGCGCCGCTGACAAATCCAAAAACCGAGGCTTTGCCTTCGTCGAGTACGAGAGCCACCGAGCAGCTGCCATGGCCCGACGCAAACTGCTGCCAG gtCGTATTCAGTTGTGGGGTCATGCCATCGCTGTGGACTGGGCGGAGCctgaggtggaggtggatgagGATACCATGGCAACAGTCAAGATACTGTATGTCAGGAACCTGATGCTGCAGACCACAGAGGAGACCATTGAGAAGGAGTTTAACAGCCTCAGACCAG GCGCAGTGGAGAGAGTGAAGAAGATCAGAGACTACGCCTTCGTCCATTTCACTCAGAGAGAAGATGCCATCAATGCCATGAACGCACTCAATGGAAAG GTGGTGGATGGCTCTCCTATCGAGGTGACTCTGGCCAAGCCCGTGGACAAGGACAGTTATGTGCGTTACACCAGAGGGACAGGAGGACGGGGAGGGTCTCTGCTGCAGACCGACTACACTGCCTATACCTTGGGACAG GTGTATGACCCCTCAGCGGCGTACCTCGGTCCACCTGTATTTTACGCCCCCCAGGCCTACACTGCCATACCAGGTCAGTTCCGCTTCCCGGCGGCCAAAGCTCACGTTGGAGGTCGAGGTTTGATCAGGACACCGTCTGTGAGAG AAATTTACATGACTGTACCTGTAGGGGCTGCCGGGGTGCGGGGGCTGGGTGGGCGGGGCTACCTGGCCTACGCCGGCGGGGTTGGACAGATGGGCCGAGGTGGCAGTGGTGGCGCCTCCTATGGCCTGAAGGCGGACAAGCAGGTGGAGGAAAAGCTGTACGACCTGCTGCCGGGCATGGAGCTGACCCCCATGAACCCTGTTGCCATGAACCTGAAAGCTGCCACCATCAAACCTGCACCACAG gtCCTGGAAGAGCTGTGTCAGAAGAATAACTGGGGTCAACCCGTCTATCAGCTCCACTCGGCCATCGGTCCAGACCAGAGGCAACTCTTTCTCTACAAGATCACCATACCAGCTCTGGCTACACAGTACCCCAACGT ccatCCCTTCACCCCTGCTAAGCTGTGTGCAGCTGTAGAAGAAGCTAAAGTCCACGCAGCCGAGCACACCCTGCAGACGCTGGGGCTGCAGACGGAGGGCGCTGCAGACGCCGGCTGTGCTACTGCCGCCGCTGTGGCCTCAGTAGCCTTCCCAG GTTACACTCTGGCGAGCCCAGCGTCGTCGGCAGTCGCCTCCCAGCTGAAGCAGGCCGTGTCTCTGGGCCAGGACCTGACCGCCTACACCACCTATGAGGGCTACCCTGCCTTCGCCGTGGCAACGCGCCACACTGACGGATACGGCGTTTTCTAG
- the a1cf gene encoding APOBEC1 complementation factor isoform X1, whose product MESNQKASGDGLTGTQKEAALRALIQRTGYQLQQENGQRRYGGPPPSWDGPPPERGSEIFVGKLPRDLFEDELVPLCEKFGKIYEVRMMMDFNGNNRGYAFVTFSTKQEAKAAMKQLNNYEIRNGRLLGVCASVDNCRLFVGGIPKTKKREEILSEMKKVTDGVTDVIVYPSAADKSKNRGFAFVEYESHRAAAMARRKLLPGRIQLWGHAIAVDWAEPEVEVDEDTMATVKILYVRNLMLQTTEETIEKEFNSLRPGAVERVKKIRDYAFVHFTQREDAINAMNALNGKVVDGSPIEVTLAKPVDKDSYVRYTRGTGGRGGSLLQTDYTAYTLGQVYDPSAAYLGPPVFYAPQAYTAIPGQFRFPAAKAHVGGRGLIRTPSVREIYMTVPVGAAGVRGLGGRGYLAYAGGVGQMGRGGSGGASYGLKADKQVEEKLYDLLPGMELTPMNPVAMNLKAATIKPAPQVLEELCQKNNWGQPVYQLHSAIGPDQRQLFLYKITIPALATQYPNVHPFTPAKLCAAVEEAKVHAAEHTLQTLGLQTEGAADAGCATAAAVASVAFPAGYTLASPASSAVASQLKQAVSLGQDLTAYTTYEGYPAFAVATRHTDGYGVF is encoded by the exons ATGGAATCCAATCAGAAAGCAAGCGGGGACGGACTGACGGGGACGCAGAAGGAGGCAGCACTGCGGGCACTCATTCAGCGCACAGGATACCAACTGCAGCAG GAGAATGGCCAGCGGCGGTACGGTGGCCCACCGCCCAGCTGGGATGGCCCCCCACCAGAAAGAGGCAGCGAGATCTTCGTGGGGAAACTGCCGAGAGATCTGTTTGAAGACGAACTGGTCCCACTGTGCgagaag TTTGGTAAGATCTACGaggtgaggatgatgatggaCTTTAATGGGAACAACCGAGGTTACGCCTTCGTCACCTTCAGCACCAAACAGGAGGCCAAAGCAGCCATGAAGCAGCTCAACAACTACGAGATCAG AAATGGCCGCCTCCTTGGAGTCTGTGCCAGCGTTGACAACTGCCGTCTGTTCGTGGGCGGGATTCCCAAAACCAAGAAGCGTGAGGAGATCCTGTCTGAGATGAAGAAGGTTACCGATGGGGTCACGGACGTCATCGTGTACCCCAGCGCCGCTGACAAATCCAAAAACCGAGGCTTTGCCTTCGTCGAGTACGAGAGCCACCGAGCAGCTGCCATGGCCCGACGCAAACTGCTGCCAG gtCGTATTCAGTTGTGGGGTCATGCCATCGCTGTGGACTGGGCGGAGCctgaggtggaggtggatgagGATACCATGGCAACAGTCAAGATACTGTATGTCAGGAACCTGATGCTGCAGACCACAGAGGAGACCATTGAGAAGGAGTTTAACAGCCTCAGACCAG GCGCAGTGGAGAGAGTGAAGAAGATCAGAGACTACGCCTTCGTCCATTTCACTCAGAGAGAAGATGCCATCAATGCCATGAACGCACTCAATGGAAAG GTGGTGGATGGCTCTCCTATCGAGGTGACTCTGGCCAAGCCCGTGGACAAGGACAGTTATGTGCGTTACACCAGAGGGACAGGAGGACGGGGAGGGTCTCTGCTGCAGACCGACTACACTGCCTATACCTTGGGACAG GTGTATGACCCCTCAGCGGCGTACCTCGGTCCACCTGTATTTTACGCCCCCCAGGCCTACACTGCCATACCAGGTCAGTTCCGCTTCCCGGCGGCCAAAGCTCACGTTGGAGGTCGAGGTTTGATCAGGACACCGTCTGTGAGAG AAATTTACATGACTGTACCTGTAGGGGCTGCCGGGGTGCGGGGGCTGGGTGGGCGGGGCTACCTGGCCTACGCCGGCGGGGTTGGACAGATGGGCCGAGGTGGCAGTGGTGGCGCCTCCTATGGCCTGAAGGCGGACAAGCAGGTGGAGGAAAAGCTGTACGACCTGCTGCCGGGCATGGAGCTGACCCCCATGAACCCTGTTGCCATGAACCTGAAAGCTGCCACCATCAAACCTGCACCACAG gtCCTGGAAGAGCTGTGTCAGAAGAATAACTGGGGTCAACCCGTCTATCAGCTCCACTCGGCCATCGGTCCAGACCAGAGGCAACTCTTTCTCTACAAGATCACCATACCAGCTCTGGCTACACAGTACCCCAACGT ccatCCCTTCACCCCTGCTAAGCTGTGTGCAGCTGTAGAAGAAGCTAAAGTCCACGCAGCCGAGCACACCCTGCAGACGCTGGGGCTGCAGACGGAGGGCGCTGCAGACGCCGGCTGTGCTACTGCCGCCGCTGTGGCCTCAGTAGCCTTCCCAG CAGGTTACACTCTGGCGAGCCCAGCGTCGTCGGCAGTCGCCTCCCAGCTGAAGCAGGCCGTGTCTCTGGGCCAGGACCTGACCGCCTACACCACCTATGAGGGCTACCCTGCCTTCGCCGTGGCAACGCGCCACACTGACGGATACGGCGTTTTCTAG
- the a1cf gene encoding APOBEC1 complementation factor isoform X4, whose protein sequence is MESNQKASGDGLTGTQKEAALRALIQRTGYQLQQENGQRRYGGPPPSWDGPPPERGSEIFVGKLPRDLFEDELVPLCEKFGKIYEVRMMMDFNGNNRGYAFVTFSTKQEAKAAMKQLNNYEIRNGRLLGVCASVDNCRLFVGGIPKTKKREEILSEMKKVTDGVTDVIVYPSAADKSKNRGFAFVEYESHRAAAMARRKLLPGRIQLWGHAIAVDWAEPEVEVDEDTMATVKILYVRNLMLQTTEETIEKEFNSLRPGAVERVKKIRDYAFVHFTQREDAINAMNALNGKVVDGSPIEVTLAKPVDKDSYVRYTRGTGGRGGSLLQTDYTAYTLGQVYDPSAAYLGPPVFYAPQAYTAIPGQFRFPAAKAHVGGRGLIRTPSVRGAAGVRGLGGRGYLAYAGGVGQMGRGGSGGASYGLKADKQVEEKLYDLLPGMELTPMNPVAMNLKAATIKPAPQVLEELCQKNNWGQPVYQLHSAIGPDQRQLFLYKITIPALATQYPNVHPFTPAKLCAAVEEAKVHAAEHTLQTLGLQTEGAADAGCATAAAVASVAFPGYTLASPASSAVASQLKQAVSLGQDLTAYTTYEGYPAFAVATRHTDGYGVF, encoded by the exons ATGGAATCCAATCAGAAAGCAAGCGGGGACGGACTGACGGGGACGCAGAAGGAGGCAGCACTGCGGGCACTCATTCAGCGCACAGGATACCAACTGCAGCAG GAGAATGGCCAGCGGCGGTACGGTGGCCCACCGCCCAGCTGGGATGGCCCCCCACCAGAAAGAGGCAGCGAGATCTTCGTGGGGAAACTGCCGAGAGATCTGTTTGAAGACGAACTGGTCCCACTGTGCgagaag TTTGGTAAGATCTACGaggtgaggatgatgatggaCTTTAATGGGAACAACCGAGGTTACGCCTTCGTCACCTTCAGCACCAAACAGGAGGCCAAAGCAGCCATGAAGCAGCTCAACAACTACGAGATCAG AAATGGCCGCCTCCTTGGAGTCTGTGCCAGCGTTGACAACTGCCGTCTGTTCGTGGGCGGGATTCCCAAAACCAAGAAGCGTGAGGAGATCCTGTCTGAGATGAAGAAGGTTACCGATGGGGTCACGGACGTCATCGTGTACCCCAGCGCCGCTGACAAATCCAAAAACCGAGGCTTTGCCTTCGTCGAGTACGAGAGCCACCGAGCAGCTGCCATGGCCCGACGCAAACTGCTGCCAG gtCGTATTCAGTTGTGGGGTCATGCCATCGCTGTGGACTGGGCGGAGCctgaggtggaggtggatgagGATACCATGGCAACAGTCAAGATACTGTATGTCAGGAACCTGATGCTGCAGACCACAGAGGAGACCATTGAGAAGGAGTTTAACAGCCTCAGACCAG GCGCAGTGGAGAGAGTGAAGAAGATCAGAGACTACGCCTTCGTCCATTTCACTCAGAGAGAAGATGCCATCAATGCCATGAACGCACTCAATGGAAAG GTGGTGGATGGCTCTCCTATCGAGGTGACTCTGGCCAAGCCCGTGGACAAGGACAGTTATGTGCGTTACACCAGAGGGACAGGAGGACGGGGAGGGTCTCTGCTGCAGACCGACTACACTGCCTATACCTTGGGACAG GTGTATGACCCCTCAGCGGCGTACCTCGGTCCACCTGTATTTTACGCCCCCCAGGCCTACACTGCCATACCAGGTCAGTTCCGCTTCCCGGCGGCCAAAGCTCACGTTGGAGGTCGAGGTTTGATCAGGACACCGTCTGTGAGAG GGGCTGCCGGGGTGCGGGGGCTGGGTGGGCGGGGCTACCTGGCCTACGCCGGCGGGGTTGGACAGATGGGCCGAGGTGGCAGTGGTGGCGCCTCCTATGGCCTGAAGGCGGACAAGCAGGTGGAGGAAAAGCTGTACGACCTGCTGCCGGGCATGGAGCTGACCCCCATGAACCCTGTTGCCATGAACCTGAAAGCTGCCACCATCAAACCTGCACCACAG gtCCTGGAAGAGCTGTGTCAGAAGAATAACTGGGGTCAACCCGTCTATCAGCTCCACTCGGCCATCGGTCCAGACCAGAGGCAACTCTTTCTCTACAAGATCACCATACCAGCTCTGGCTACACAGTACCCCAACGT ccatCCCTTCACCCCTGCTAAGCTGTGTGCAGCTGTAGAAGAAGCTAAAGTCCACGCAGCCGAGCACACCCTGCAGACGCTGGGGCTGCAGACGGAGGGCGCTGCAGACGCCGGCTGTGCTACTGCCGCCGCTGTGGCCTCAGTAGCCTTCCCAG GTTACACTCTGGCGAGCCCAGCGTCGTCGGCAGTCGCCTCCCAGCTGAAGCAGGCCGTGTCTCTGGGCCAGGACCTGACCGCCTACACCACCTATGAGGGCTACCCTGCCTTCGCCGTGGCAACGCGCCACACTGACGGATACGGCGTTTTCTAG
- the a1cf gene encoding APOBEC1 complementation factor isoform X3: protein MESNQKASGDGLTGTQKEAALRALIQRTGYQLQQENGQRRYGGPPPSWDGPPPERGSEIFVGKLPRDLFEDELVPLCEKFGKIYEVRMMMDFNGNNRGYAFVTFSTKQEAKAAMKQLNNYEIRNGRLLGVCASVDNCRLFVGGIPKTKKREEILSEMKKVTDGVTDVIVYPSAADKSKNRGFAFVEYESHRAAAMARRKLLPGRIQLWGHAIAVDWAEPEVEVDEDTMATVKILYVRNLMLQTTEETIEKEFNSLRPGAVERVKKIRDYAFVHFTQREDAINAMNALNGKVVDGSPIEVTLAKPVDKDSYVRYTRGTGGRGGSLLQTDYTAYTLGQVYDPSAAYLGPPVFYAPQAYTAIPGQFRFPAAKAHVGGRGLIRTPSVRGAAGVRGLGGRGYLAYAGGVGQMGRGGSGGASYGLKADKQVEEKLYDLLPGMELTPMNPVAMNLKAATIKPAPQVLEELCQKNNWGQPVYQLHSAIGPDQRQLFLYKITIPALATQYPNVHPFTPAKLCAAVEEAKVHAAEHTLQTLGLQTEGAADAGCATAAAVASVAFPAGYTLASPASSAVASQLKQAVSLGQDLTAYTTYEGYPAFAVATRHTDGYGVF from the exons ATGGAATCCAATCAGAAAGCAAGCGGGGACGGACTGACGGGGACGCAGAAGGAGGCAGCACTGCGGGCACTCATTCAGCGCACAGGATACCAACTGCAGCAG GAGAATGGCCAGCGGCGGTACGGTGGCCCACCGCCCAGCTGGGATGGCCCCCCACCAGAAAGAGGCAGCGAGATCTTCGTGGGGAAACTGCCGAGAGATCTGTTTGAAGACGAACTGGTCCCACTGTGCgagaag TTTGGTAAGATCTACGaggtgaggatgatgatggaCTTTAATGGGAACAACCGAGGTTACGCCTTCGTCACCTTCAGCACCAAACAGGAGGCCAAAGCAGCCATGAAGCAGCTCAACAACTACGAGATCAG AAATGGCCGCCTCCTTGGAGTCTGTGCCAGCGTTGACAACTGCCGTCTGTTCGTGGGCGGGATTCCCAAAACCAAGAAGCGTGAGGAGATCCTGTCTGAGATGAAGAAGGTTACCGATGGGGTCACGGACGTCATCGTGTACCCCAGCGCCGCTGACAAATCCAAAAACCGAGGCTTTGCCTTCGTCGAGTACGAGAGCCACCGAGCAGCTGCCATGGCCCGACGCAAACTGCTGCCAG gtCGTATTCAGTTGTGGGGTCATGCCATCGCTGTGGACTGGGCGGAGCctgaggtggaggtggatgagGATACCATGGCAACAGTCAAGATACTGTATGTCAGGAACCTGATGCTGCAGACCACAGAGGAGACCATTGAGAAGGAGTTTAACAGCCTCAGACCAG GCGCAGTGGAGAGAGTGAAGAAGATCAGAGACTACGCCTTCGTCCATTTCACTCAGAGAGAAGATGCCATCAATGCCATGAACGCACTCAATGGAAAG GTGGTGGATGGCTCTCCTATCGAGGTGACTCTGGCCAAGCCCGTGGACAAGGACAGTTATGTGCGTTACACCAGAGGGACAGGAGGACGGGGAGGGTCTCTGCTGCAGACCGACTACACTGCCTATACCTTGGGACAG GTGTATGACCCCTCAGCGGCGTACCTCGGTCCACCTGTATTTTACGCCCCCCAGGCCTACACTGCCATACCAGGTCAGTTCCGCTTCCCGGCGGCCAAAGCTCACGTTGGAGGTCGAGGTTTGATCAGGACACCGTCTGTGAGAG GGGCTGCCGGGGTGCGGGGGCTGGGTGGGCGGGGCTACCTGGCCTACGCCGGCGGGGTTGGACAGATGGGCCGAGGTGGCAGTGGTGGCGCCTCCTATGGCCTGAAGGCGGACAAGCAGGTGGAGGAAAAGCTGTACGACCTGCTGCCGGGCATGGAGCTGACCCCCATGAACCCTGTTGCCATGAACCTGAAAGCTGCCACCATCAAACCTGCACCACAG gtCCTGGAAGAGCTGTGTCAGAAGAATAACTGGGGTCAACCCGTCTATCAGCTCCACTCGGCCATCGGTCCAGACCAGAGGCAACTCTTTCTCTACAAGATCACCATACCAGCTCTGGCTACACAGTACCCCAACGT ccatCCCTTCACCCCTGCTAAGCTGTGTGCAGCTGTAGAAGAAGCTAAAGTCCACGCAGCCGAGCACACCCTGCAGACGCTGGGGCTGCAGACGGAGGGCGCTGCAGACGCCGGCTGTGCTACTGCCGCCGCTGTGGCCTCAGTAGCCTTCCCAG CAGGTTACACTCTGGCGAGCCCAGCGTCGTCGGCAGTCGCCTCCCAGCTGAAGCAGGCCGTGTCTCTGGGCCAGGACCTGACCGCCTACACCACCTATGAGGGCTACCCTGCCTTCGCCGTGGCAACGCGCCACACTGACGGATACGGCGTTTTCTAG
- the a1cf gene encoding APOBEC1 complementation factor isoform X5 — protein sequence MESNQKASGDGLTGTQKEAALRALIQRTGYQLQQENGQRRYGGPPPSWDGPPPERGSEIFVGKLPRDLFEDELVPLCEKFGKIYEVRMMMDFNGNNRGYAFVTFSTKQEAKAAMKQLNNYEIRNGRLLGVCASVDNCRLFVGGIPKTKKREEILSEMKKVTDGVTDVIVYPSAADKSKNRGFAFVEYESHRAAAMARRKLLPGRIQLWGHAIAVDWAEPEVEVDEDTMATVKILYVRNLMLQTTEETIEKEFNSLRPGAVERVKKIRDYAFVHFTQREDAINAMNALNGKVVDGSPIEVTLAKPVDKDSYVRYTRGTGGRGGSLLQTDYTAYTLGQVYDPSAAYLGPPVFYAPQAYTAIPGQFRFPAAKAHVGGRGLIRTPSVREIYMTVPVGAAGVRGLGGRGYLAYAGGVGQMGRGGSGGASYGLKADKQVEEKLYDLLPGMELTPMNPVAMNLKAATIKPAPQVLEELCQKNNWGQPVYQLHSAIGPDQRQLFLYKITIPALATQYPNVHPFTPAKLCAAVEEAKVHAAEHTLQTLGLQTEGAADAGCATAAAVASVAFPGM from the exons ATGGAATCCAATCAGAAAGCAAGCGGGGACGGACTGACGGGGACGCAGAAGGAGGCAGCACTGCGGGCACTCATTCAGCGCACAGGATACCAACTGCAGCAG GAGAATGGCCAGCGGCGGTACGGTGGCCCACCGCCCAGCTGGGATGGCCCCCCACCAGAAAGAGGCAGCGAGATCTTCGTGGGGAAACTGCCGAGAGATCTGTTTGAAGACGAACTGGTCCCACTGTGCgagaag TTTGGTAAGATCTACGaggtgaggatgatgatggaCTTTAATGGGAACAACCGAGGTTACGCCTTCGTCACCTTCAGCACCAAACAGGAGGCCAAAGCAGCCATGAAGCAGCTCAACAACTACGAGATCAG AAATGGCCGCCTCCTTGGAGTCTGTGCCAGCGTTGACAACTGCCGTCTGTTCGTGGGCGGGATTCCCAAAACCAAGAAGCGTGAGGAGATCCTGTCTGAGATGAAGAAGGTTACCGATGGGGTCACGGACGTCATCGTGTACCCCAGCGCCGCTGACAAATCCAAAAACCGAGGCTTTGCCTTCGTCGAGTACGAGAGCCACCGAGCAGCTGCCATGGCCCGACGCAAACTGCTGCCAG gtCGTATTCAGTTGTGGGGTCATGCCATCGCTGTGGACTGGGCGGAGCctgaggtggaggtggatgagGATACCATGGCAACAGTCAAGATACTGTATGTCAGGAACCTGATGCTGCAGACCACAGAGGAGACCATTGAGAAGGAGTTTAACAGCCTCAGACCAG GCGCAGTGGAGAGAGTGAAGAAGATCAGAGACTACGCCTTCGTCCATTTCACTCAGAGAGAAGATGCCATCAATGCCATGAACGCACTCAATGGAAAG GTGGTGGATGGCTCTCCTATCGAGGTGACTCTGGCCAAGCCCGTGGACAAGGACAGTTATGTGCGTTACACCAGAGGGACAGGAGGACGGGGAGGGTCTCTGCTGCAGACCGACTACACTGCCTATACCTTGGGACAG GTGTATGACCCCTCAGCGGCGTACCTCGGTCCACCTGTATTTTACGCCCCCCAGGCCTACACTGCCATACCAGGTCAGTTCCGCTTCCCGGCGGCCAAAGCTCACGTTGGAGGTCGAGGTTTGATCAGGACACCGTCTGTGAGAG AAATTTACATGACTGTACCTGTAGGGGCTGCCGGGGTGCGGGGGCTGGGTGGGCGGGGCTACCTGGCCTACGCCGGCGGGGTTGGACAGATGGGCCGAGGTGGCAGTGGTGGCGCCTCCTATGGCCTGAAGGCGGACAAGCAGGTGGAGGAAAAGCTGTACGACCTGCTGCCGGGCATGGAGCTGACCCCCATGAACCCTGTTGCCATGAACCTGAAAGCTGCCACCATCAAACCTGCACCACAG gtCCTGGAAGAGCTGTGTCAGAAGAATAACTGGGGTCAACCCGTCTATCAGCTCCACTCGGCCATCGGTCCAGACCAGAGGCAACTCTTTCTCTACAAGATCACCATACCAGCTCTGGCTACACAGTACCCCAACGT ccatCCCTTCACCCCTGCTAAGCTGTGTGCAGCTGTAGAAGAAGCTAAAGTCCACGCAGCCGAGCACACCCTGCAGACGCTGGGGCTGCAGACGGAGGGCGCTGCAGACGCCGGCTGTGCTACTGCCGCCGCTGTGGCCTCAGTAGCCTTCCCAGGTATGTGA